The Prunus dulcis chromosome 5, ALMONDv2, whole genome shotgun sequence genomic sequence tattaaattcaataaggctagctatcattttttgggttttttttgggtttgtttataggaattcaattgtgtagggtttatttataatattcgtactagaaatgggtatatcactaaatatctctaaaaaaaattcaaatccacgccattttttctctctcctttcatAATCCGCTGACCTCTCAATTCATTCAGCAAAATCCCATCTCTATCAAATTGCCTTTTATTTCCAACGCCATCCACCCTAATTCATAAAACATTTCTTAGGCTCCAGATTTTGGTTCAACATCATCTCCAGTTCTATTTTCATTTGCGCATTTCATCGATCACATGAGAAGCAACCCATGATGCAGAGCGTACAAATCCCCCACCCCAGCtcctctcttttgtttttaacccCTGAACCTACCCATAGCAAGCATTGGCTAAGAGGATCTGTGCCCCAGCCATCTTAGTGGAGGTGGTCTTTGACCAACTCCTCAACACCATCCTCCGAAAACTAAAGCTAAACCCGGTAGCCTGCTTAAGCTTTTTCAAATCGGCCAAACTAAAGCTAAGGTCTTGTAATTCTTTGTTGAGTAATTTGGTCAGAAACAGCCAAAGTCACATTGCATTGCTTGTTTATGAGCAGATAATTAGGTTCAGGATTGTTcctaagaagaagaagaagatgatgatgatgagttgacgaaatgaccaatttgccttcatatttaacagcaacattgacagaatgtaacaGTAGGACCAATGGAGCGattaatatagagttgatgtaccatttggactaataatttaattgagagaccaaaatgtaaatcgagtacaagtttgaggactatttgagtaatttacccttaaGAACAATGAACTTGGCAAATGTTATCAAAGAAGTTTCAGTGGCAAAAGAGGATCCTATTCCAAAGAAAACTCTAAGTGCCATAGATAGGGGTGGGCGTAGTCCGGTTCGATCCGGTTCTCACCTCaaactgaaatcaaaatcGAAACTATTTAACCGGTCCGATTTAAACgaaaaaattttcaaaaattggCCGGTTCGGTTCTGACCGGTTCCGATTTTGAACcgaattatgaatttttttataaaaaaaattttagaaaaaaataataataaataacttatttttttggcttaaaaattaacaaataatccaattcatacatttataaattttttgaagttgaacttggaaaaatagtgattataaaatttaaaatatggcattagattttaaaattttgtaaaaataaatatatatatatatatatatgaccggttcggttcggtccggttcggtGCGGTGGGGTGTAAAACCGAAATTGAAACcggtttgttgacttttttggtaaaccggttttttttccccttttttttcaccggttcggttcggtgtTCCGGTcccgatgcccacccctagccATAGATGCTTCGAAGTATTCTGAATTTTGTTGCAGGAACTATATCTTGAACAGTCTGGATGATAATCTTTATGATATTTATCCAACCTATAAAATAGCCAAGGAATTATGGGAATCactagagaaaaaaaatataaaatcgaAGATGCTGGTTCTAAGAAGTTTTTCATTGGCAAAGTTCTGAAATTTAGTATGGTGGATTCCAGGTCTGTCGTCACACAAGTTGAAGAACTCCATAAGTTAATCTTTGAACTTCATGCCGAGGAATGATCAATTAATGAACATTTTTAGGTTGGTGCAATGATTGAGAAATTACCACAATCTTGGAATGATTTTAAGATATACCTTAAGCATAAGCGCAGAGAGATGAATATGAAAGATCTCATTCTCAGGCTACGAGTGGAAGAGGATCATAAGAAGGGTCACAAAAATGATGTGTCTGCCTTAGAAGCCAATGCCAATATCGTTGAGGGAAAAGCCTTCAAACCAAAGGATCAATCTAAGAAGAATAAGGGGAAGAATTTTAACAAGCAAGATGTTGCCTTTGCACTAAAGGCAAAGGATTTCAAGAAGATTAAGGGCTCTTGCTGGGTTTGTGGAAAACTAGGCCATAAAGCACAAGAATATCGCCACCGAATGGACCATAATCCTACCAATCAAGGCAACAATCATAGGAGAAACAACTAGGCCAATGTGACTGAGGATTTTGTTGCTGTTGTTTCATAAACCAATATGGTTTCGAATGACAAAGATTGGTGGATATTGATACAGGTGCTACCAAGCATATTTATGGTGACATAAATATGTTTTCTGATTACCATCAGATTTCTGGTGGAGAAAAGCAATATATGGGCAATGCCTCTGCTTCtgtaattcaaggaaaaggCAAAGTGGTGCTGAAATTCACTTCTGGAAACCCTGCAGAATGTGCTGCATGTTCCAGAAATGAGGAAAAATCTTGTGTCAGGCCCATTGTTGAGTAACAAGGGCTTTAAACTTGTACTTGCGTTTGACAAGTTTGTCCTAACTAAGGGAGGAACGTTTGCAGGAAAAGGCTACTTGGCTGATGGTCTTTTCCAACTCAATGTATTAACTTTTGATGCTATTACTGAAATAAATAAGGCTTCTACTTATATTGTTGAGTCATCTAATTTATGGCATGCTAGATTAGGACATGTTAATTTTCATTCTTCACATAGAATGTGTAATTTAGAACTATTCTAAAAGTTTAATATTGTTTTCAATAATAAGTGCCAAACATGTATGGAATCCAAATTTGCTAGACAAAATTTTAAGTTAGTGATCTTTGTGACGTTAAGTCTACACCAACTCGTGGAGGGAAGAATTATTAAATCTTCTTCATTGATGATTGCAGTAAGTTTTGCTATGTTTACTTGATTCATAGCAAAGATGAGGCTGTGAATTTGTTTAAGACATATACGGCTGAAGTAGAGAATCAACTTGAGCGAAAAATTAAGGTACTTAGATCAGATAAAGGTGGGGAGTATGAATCTCAGGCCTTCTCTAACTTTCGTACTACACATGGAATTGTACATCAAACAATAGCTCCTTacacaccacaacaaaatggtattgcaaaaaggaaaaataaaacttttaaagatatgattaaTTCCATGTTAAATAGCTCAAGGCTTCCACACAATATGCGGAGTGAAGCATTACTTACTGCAAATAGAGTTTTAAATAAAATCCCACATAAGAAGACTAATAAGTCTCCttatgaaatatgaaaagaaagaataccCACTTATAAGACACTGAAAGTATAGGGTTGTCTAGCAAAACTACAATTTCCTTTACCAAAGCGAACTAAACTTGGACCAAAGACTATTGACTGTGTATTCATTGGATATGCGAACAATAGTGCTGCTTATAGATCTCTAGTAGTGAAATCTGAAATTCCGGACATACATGTTAACATTATCATTGAATCAGTTAATGCGGAATTCTTTATGGAAATATATCCTTacgaagaaaataaatctagTTCAACTATAAAGTGGACACATGATCAAATTCATGATGAAGTCTCTTCCTCAAAAGTTCAAGAAATAGATTCTGAACCAAGAAGAGGAACCACAAACTTATCATGAAGCCATAACTTCACCTGAGGCTCCTTTTTGGAAGGAAGCAATAAAAAGTGAAGTAGAGTCCATTATGCAAAATAATACATGGGAATTGGTTGATTTACCTCCTGATAACAACCCATTGGACTCAAATGTATTTTCAAAAAGAAGCTAAAAGTTGATGGCAGCATTGACAAGTATAAGGCACGTTTAAGTGCTATGGGATACCGCTAAAAGGAGGGTTTGGATTATTTCGACACTTATTCTCTAGTTTCACGTATTACATCTATTAGGATGCTAATAGCAATTGCAGTTGTTTACAATTTGTATATAAACCAAATGGATGTAAAAACTGCTTTTCTAAATGGAGAATTAGATGAAGAAATATACATATAACAATCTAAGGGCTTTGTGATTCAAggataagaaaagaagatgTGTAAGCTTCGGAAGTCATTATACGGACTTAAACAAGCACCAAAACAAGGTGTGTAATATCCATTGATTATGTAAAGTCAAAGGAAAATATAGCAGATCTTTTTGACAAAAGGCCTACCAAGAGATCAAACACTGTATGCATCAAGGGGAATGGGACTCAAGCCAATTCAATGAATCAAACCGGGCGAAAACCTAACCTAGTTGATTGGAGATCCCATGGTCTAGGTTCAATAGGCAAACTAGTTGGGGATGATTCAAAGTATTGAACACACATAATGCCCATTTCTATGATAGTGTGTGTTGTCTATTAATGATTGAGGGTATACTTATGCATTTAATGACATTAATATCTTGTTATCAAGATGAATATGACAAACTATTCTCAATTAATGTCACCTATGTAGGAGTAAATGTGGGGTCGCATTTTTTAGAGTTAATATGGCTAAAACTCTCTAAAGCTCCTAGGAAAACTAGGATTTGTTCAGGACCAAAATGAACACAAACGTATGAATTGATGTGTGTCAGATTTGATATGTGTGAGATATATTGTCTCAGTTTACTGATAGGGGTGAATAGTTCAAGTTCATTATATCCACTGCATCACCAGGTGGACCCGATATATTTTCACTAGGTTAAGTTGAAGTCCAAAAGACACTACTCCTGATGCGTATCATTTCTACTATCTCTGAGGTGACCCATGCATCATTTGCATTTAAATTTCCATTCAAATGTGGGGTATGTTAGGTGTTTGAATACAAATTTCAACTCAGATGTTGGGTATTGTTGTTTTTACAAGGCATTGCAAACATGTTTGAGTTGAAATTAGTTGAAATTAGTcccacattaaaaaaaactagaatTCCTTAAAGGTGTTTATAAGATTGTCAAAATCAACCAGTACTTACGTAGAATATTGATTCATTGATATTCATCCCGTAACAACGGATACAATATAAACGTGTACGAGTCCTATCAACATAGAGATAACTATCTAGGATTTACATAAATAGGATAGAAACACATGAACTAATTTGAAGTACTTCTTCAAGAATTATCACAATCTGATAATTGTGCCAACAACAAAGCTTCTGGTAGTTTTCCCAAGCACAACAATTGTGCCACCTGCCATGTacttacaagttacaattACCATGATCGTAGACTTTCCACAATTGTTCTATTCCCCCTCAATGGCGAACCCAAATCTTTATGCTACCGCAGCATTGAAATAGTCATCCCCACTAGTGAAACATAAAGAGCTGCATTACCAATCACAATGTTTTCTTGTGAATCGAACTTGCTTGGTGGATAATCTACAATCGTCCCTTTTGACAATCATTTACCCAAACTCAAGCCTGATGTCATGGCAGAGGAATGCTGGTATGCTCGGTCTTTCACTTCCACAGAATTTGATATGCAAGTTGTCAACAAGAAACACAGACCTATTTTAGCATTTGGTCAGCCCAAGCATTGTCCCAACAGTATGATTACATTGCAAATCGGTGCTTTAAAATATACAGGAAGTGCCTTTTCTTATAGCAACTTTGGAAAGAGAAATTAGTTTGTAGTCAAGACTTATATCAAAATTCCGTGTGCTACAAGTTTGACTACGAACTAGTTGTTGCACCAATTAACCCGTGAATATAATTAGGGTATTGTTAAACGAatcttaaaattaactgaataCACCATAttaccaaactatttattgaatttctaatttaccctaatataaaatgatcaaaatgaaCATACtaaattgtgaaacaaatgttattttaataagtacacagTCATCATATTCAACCCTAAATTGAATTGTAAAACCAAAAAGGTTTTGTAACTTTCATGACAGAGTTGCTCATCATCTTCCTTGGCTTCGCCGCATCTGTAAAAAAGCTGACCTTCCCATCAAATACCAAGGCCCAGCCTTTCACCACCGTAAAACAGTACATTCATATGACCTACTTGTGGGACCAATTGAGTACAAGCATTAACATGTAGGATTTCGTTTGGTTTGCTATGAGTGGGTAGGAATTGAAACTTGGACCAAAAGTGAGTACTAGTTTAGAATATTCTGGAAACAACTCAATACTTAATGGACGTTTGAGTAAGAGCATCGATAATTCTTGGTTGCATAATTCAAGAACATGGTTAGGCTGATGTTCGTACTATGGTTCAAACTAGTATACTTGATGCTTTCATGCATTCccaatttgaaattgaatgcCTCTGCCTTCTCAATTAGGAGTTCCTGGGCTTCCAGAGATACAATACAACTATCCCCTGTTGAAGTTTGGCGTTGTGTGATAGTGTATTAGGGTGTATAAGAGGtattttggtagttaaatagggtgtacttagataATAaagtgtacttagttaattttaggatttCTTTAACAACACTCATACAATTAACATGTGTTTTGCATCATATATGGCTTTGGGGCCCACTTTGtcaaaattagggttttggaagtgcaatcatctttttctttcctctttttttagataaataaaaaaataaaataaaaaaagattagTGCAGataaaaatggaagaaaaccaATCTTTATtagtatgtatgtatgtgtatgCACAGCAGCACAAAAATACATTATTTTACATATTTCACCAAACGTTTGTTTATTCATACAGGACAAATTAAAGAAGGTATGAAACAGAGCACACATTAGGGTTCATAATTTTTCCCAAATATTATATGATATGAATCATTTCCCCCGATCACCATCTGAGCTTTTCTGGGAAGTACTTGTCAATAAGAGATAAATAGTAAGGCTTTACTTTCTCAACATCAATTCGAACTTTGCTCTTGCTATAGAGGTCatatttgttgaatatttgaaGCCACTTCAAATTCTCTTCATCCTCCTTGTTCATTAGGTGTTCATATGCCCCAGATTTGTGCAGAGGATAAAAAGAGTGATACCTAATGATGAACAATCCAGCCTGAGGCAAAGTGCTTCCATTTTCCTTGGCCACCAAGTACATGTAGTCATCATGACCCCATGACATCATCACATTTTCAAGTCCACATCCATGGGAGTAAATTCCGTGCTTAGAATTATATGAAGGGTTGTTGTGGTCTGGATTTTCCTTGAAGTACTTGTGGTGAACAATGGCCTCATCAAAAGCACACCCAAGAGGATGCGTGTCTCCGACCACAGCCCATTGAGGAAGCCCTCCAAACTTAGGAAGCAGAAGCACTTTTCCAAGGTCATGAATAAGAGCAGTCAAGTGCAGCCAATCTTCATTGGGATAGTCTTTTCTAACTGCTTCTGCTGTTTGCAACAAGTGTTCAATCTGTGGTTCATCCAAATCAGGGTCACTGTCATCCACAACCTCATTCAGGAGCTCACAACATTCCCATATGCTCATTTCCACTCTATTCAACTTGCTATACTcctctctcatcttcttcacaaAATCGTACGTTTGGTTAATGTGGTTCAGCCGGTAGAATTCCTCCACGCTTTTCTGCCTTTCACTTCCTGCATTATAGTCCCTGCAATCAATTCATTTTCATACCATGCATGCCGCACTTTAGTTCATACTGTTCACTGAAAGAAACAAACACGTCGAGCCAGCTCGAATATCTTTATCGAATTTGTTCACCAAATAATATGTATGTCTCATTTTTTGAACATTTGAACGAATGAAATAACAGTCGCATCATTTGGTTGATCAATTTAGTGTACAAATTTCGTGAGTGTACGTAATTAGTGTTTAAGTAAAAATGTGAACAAAAGCATAATAACGCAAACCTGAATGACTGCCCAAATGAATTAATTTCGGGGGCAATGAACGCGTTGCTTGCTGGTGCCACAGCCATTTGTACGAAATTGCCGGTGCTTCTATATGACTCAAAATGAAACGaattgaaaaagaagcagagaagAAATTAAGTTGGCTCTCATCAATGGTAAAACATGTTGGGTTTTTATAGTCCCATAAAAAAAAGTCCTTGTGTGGATAATTATAAGAGCATTAGAGTCCTtaactgaaaatattatctgtCTTAAACCATTTTATCCAACTAATCCGAATGAAACGCTCAAATGCAAGGGAAGCAATTGATAAGGCTGCCcatatttggaaattttagCCTCTCGATATGGcttgaaataaaattcttcCAACTGAAGAAATATGTTTTTACTATTTTTCACTGACGATTGATACCAACGGCTTACTTGTCACCCTCTAAATTGAACAGCCTTCCATAACCATTAAAATTGTCAATGCAGTTTAACATTAATCTCTCTagtgttgttttttttctgttaCTTCTacggtttatttattttagcgTTTCTTATCAATAAGAGAGGAGACATATTCGAATTTGAGACGTCTTATAACGTGTTATGTACACAGGACGCTCTTTAAGTGAAGTGATATGTACTCAAGTGCTATAACAGGAATATAAATTATCAACAAATTACactcatatatattataaaataaagtcttcattcaaaatcacattgaTTTGGGACCTTTTAGCTATATGGTGGTTGTGGGAATAATCGTACCTCAATTTGATGAGTTCTTTACCGCACAGGAAATCCACATGTATATAATTAAAACCAGCCACCCAAATAATGTTGCATATTGCCAATGAGATTTATTCTAATAAAGAATGGTATTGATTTGtagattaataatttcaagttcaaacttccattgcatcgtgTCAGCGTGTGTGAAAAAATCCTCCTCTCCGCTCCTAACTATGGCAACagcaacaataataataataataataataataatgttgcatttttttacaCTTCAATAATATAATCCTGAAAGCTGcaatttttattatagttGCAACAACAATATTGATGCCTACACTAGAAGGTCAAACCGTATATGTCGTAGGAGACGAGTTTGGTTGGCATATACCTTGAAATCATTTCAAATCCTCGGAATCTTACAGTCGTTGGGCTTcacattataatttttttgttgggagaCATACTAGGTAAACTTCACTCTTTAGCTATATATtatgcaacaacaacaaaattggTTGAAGCAATGACTAAAAAGAAGGGgaacttataaataaattcaaaatgggtgaagtatttataaagaaagataaaattaaAGTGTTTGGACAATAAggcttttattcaattttgaaTTGCTTAAGGAATTCTTTTCTGCTTTTCAAATGATGCTAAAGGATTGTTGCTTGAAGCTTGCCGTATGGAGCTAAAAACTTGCTTTGATAGTTTTTGGACTGATGTTGCATCTACTATTATATTGCTAGGATGATCTCCTCATGTGAAAATGAGGTTGATGATGTTTGGCTTCACATGGTCTTCTTGTGCTTGCTGCTATGGTTTTATCATGCTTCCATCATCTTGTCTTTATTGTGTAGCTCTTCTTCTCCTAAGCTATTTCAGTATGAGTTGTCATTGTCTTCTGGTTTAATTTGTGCTGCTATCTGGCTATAGATTTCATCAAAAACTTTTGCTCATGTTGTGCTTATCCTAAATTTATATGTGTCATCTGGTCTCCTGGATGTAGACTCTGAATAAATCTTGACAAAGTTGGATTGGTGAAGGAGGGTCAGACAATCATCATTGAACAATTGATGCTCAGCTATTATTGCTCCTCTATATTTTTGAATGTCCTGCTTGGTAGGGATTCCTGTCTTTGCTAATTCTGCAGGACTAAGTACTTCAttataagaaataataatCCTATGTTGTGCTCTATCTGGGTAAATACTATCCTCAAACCATTCTGGGGATATATTGGTGAAATCTAATTTTACGCTCTTCCAAAGAGGAATATAGAAACTTATgacttcttttaattttgaggGAAATGAATCTAAATGATCACTATTTTCAATATACAGTTAACCTAAATAACCATATTCTACTAAAAATGCTAGAGTAACTGTGAcagttttttgtttatgctcTAAATGCAGTTCTATATATTCAACCATGTTAATACTAGCTAAGTAAATAGTCTAATGAGAACATATTTTggtaataatttttataccaggatgtgtattattttttaaattgaaaagaaaagcttgaatGTATAGTTGAAGAGATGTATTCATACTCTCTCTAATCATATGACTCTTAACATCTTGTGGTAAAAATCTATACCTTTCTTTAGATAGagtttgaagaaaatatgaatttttagttttttgctCAAGGGAAAATTCTCTATTATGCTCAAGTAAGTTGGGCTCATTAGCCTCTTTTTCTTGTAAAAACGTACTTAAATTTTgacatattaaattaatgattCTAAAATTTCTTACTATTGTATCATACTCCTCTTTTGCTCTTCATGTTTTTCCTGCCAAAAAGAAAGTTGTTGTTTTGCtcttttataattataattatatgcTAAAAACTCTTGCTCAAGGACTTTAATAAGTTTTTCATGCCCTCTTCTCATGCTTTCAGTATTAGTTCTAATGTTCCAAAAGTTGTCtaaaaaaactttttgtttATCTGCTAATAATGCTTGAGTATGATATTTTAAAGAAGGATTTCTAACTTCTTGTACTGGAAttctattataaaaataagtatTTACTATTGGTCTTGCTTGACTAATCATGCTTAATGGATTACCACCATGTGATGGTGTGTATGTTTGCTTCCAGAGGATGATGGTCAAAAATATTGCATACTTGTTAATGAATAATAATGGATAAGATATCTACTAAAGTATTATCCATGCCTTTAATATGCTCAAATACCGTTCTAAATCTATTTCCTATAATATAATCAACAAAATTGACCCATCTTCAGGCTGCTTGTTTATTAgtagtaattttattattatgagaAACAATATTATGACAATTTGTTCTAATAGTAAATATTTGATTAtgtaaaaacaatgaaaatgctTCAAGGGAATTAATGACTCCTAAAATTTCTAAGTCAGTACCTGGAAGTCTAGCCTgtatatcactaaattttCCTGATGCATATCTACAAACTTTTTCTTCAgattttgtttcttccttATGTTTCTTTTGGTATAAAATTCTTGTCCATCCTATTGATGATGTGTTTGTCTCAACTATCTTGTAATTATTATCTAATAGTAATGCTAAAGATTATTTGTCCTTCTTTATAAATACTTCACCCAttttgagtttatttataagttCCCCGTGAATTAATTATCTCTTTGCACAATGAGTTCTTCTCAGCTTTTTATTCGTTGGCATGACATATGCATGTCTCTGCAGTCTATACACCTCAAGATTGTACAAAATGTTCATATGCAGACGTGCATCCTGAACTGGGCCCAAAGGTATAAGAGCAAAAATCTTTAACTCTAAAACGACTTTACTTCAGGTGtatgtattatttatttattttttattttttatcaagaGAAAATGTCATTAACCTTTAAAATAAAGGCACAAACGTTGCCACTACAACATTACGTAACAGGAGGGCAAAAACATATTTTTTAAGCACGAACAACATCGacacaacaaaaacatatatttgaaCGTGCAAGATGAAAAAATAGTTCAATAATGATACCCAAGATGACAAAGGCCAAGGCATGATCAAGATaattaaacaagaagaaaaaatcttATTCATCGTTAACTCTCGCACAAGACATTTTATTAAATCATGAACAAGTAGAAAAAGTAGTATTTTTCACTGAGGCCAACTGTAGagattttcccaaattttagTCCTTAGGGTATAGGAATACAGCCCTGTTTCAAGAATCAACCAGTTGCAATCATGAAGGCACCGTTCTTGATCCCTCCTGGCCTTGTAAATGTCAAAGGTGCCAGACACCGATTTGCCTAGAGAACCACTTACCCAATCAAAGTTGCAAAAGAAGAGGGTCGAATCCCAGATATTGTTCTTAAAAGAGAACTCGTAAGTTTCGCCTAATGCGACTAGATGATCTCCCAGATCGTCGTCCCCGGATTTGCAATGAATTGTGACAGTGGCGTTTGAAGGTTCTAGTCGGTTGGTTAATCTCACGTAAACCGTCCCGCCCAGCCATGCAGAAACCTGCAGGGAAGTTTGGTCCAATGTGAGGACCACCATGGCAACTAATACCAATGTGCTGCGTCTACCACCAGccattttctcaattgatGTTTAGGTTTTTTCTCTAGAgtgatgatgattttgttcCTCTAAGAaaatacacacatatatacatatatatggaCATAGAACTTAAATGCTCTCGTCGTCTTACTATTTTGACATATAAATGTTACCGGATTGAATCTTGACTATAAGTCGGGTAAATTCTTGCATGATGTGGGTAGATTagattaacaaaataatctgGTCTTTATTAATGAATTTTCAAATACATTGAATCTAATTATGAGATTCTATGGTTATTCTATATTGGTACATAGTAGGAATGGAGGAAATAAAGAATTGGAGAATCTAATAATCGGAAAAGTAATAAATCGGTATGAAAAATTTGTAAGGAGGAATATTCATACGGAATAGGTAAAGCTTTTGCACTTAATAACAACCAAGAAAcaagagaaaagaaggaaaggttGAATACAAAGAAATGTTAAGGAGGACTTGAATGGACTCATAAAATAAGCGAGTGGTTTGACCAAATTCAGGAGAGCCATCAATTTGTAGGCCATTTCGAATAGAAACATAGAAACACTTGCTGCTCATATTATTAGACAACATTAATGTGTGTTTTTGCGTTGTGGGCTGTGAAGTATAAAGTTGAATTGtgtacaaatataaatatatatttttttagggtttgttgTGTTTTGGAATTATCGTAAAGTGGTaagtgtattttttttacgtttattatttatgtgcTTTTTATAGAGAAAACTCATTTGTTTTATACCAGcgatattaaaaaaagggcCAAATCAATACAGGACATCGGGTGAATTCTCTTTAACCACTTAACTTTAATTCCCACAAATTAGGTATTCTATTATTGAAATTCAATTGGATGTAAAGCATGCTTTTAGAGTCTCAAAGTATAACCACTGTGAAACATTTTCATGAACCTATTACTCTAGTGATAGTTCTCTTCACTAATTATTGATATAACAGTATTTCTCTTCGTATTATAACAGTAAAGAtgaactaaaaaagaaataccaaTTTAAAATCCCCCATTggtatatataataataataataaccagaATTTTGGCATTTGTATGCACATCTCAaattattgaataaataaataaataaataaataaaagaacagaaaattaTTGGCTTGTgcattcaaaagaaaaaaggttaCATGTA encodes the following:
- the LOC117628103 gene encoding inositol oxygenase 4-like, producing the protein MAVAPASNAFIAPEINSFGQSFRDYNAGSERQKSVEEFYRLNHINQTYDFVKKMREEYSKLNRVEMSIWECCELLNEVVDDSDPDLDEPQIEHLLQTAEAVRKDYPNEDWLHLTALIHDLGKVLLLPKFGGLPQWAVVGDTHPLGCAFDEAIVHHKYFKENPDHNNPSYNSKHGIYSHGCGLENVMMSWGHDDYMYLVAKENGSTLPQAGLFIIRYHSFYPLHKSGAYEHLMNKEDEENLKWLQIFNKYDLYSKSKVRIDVEKVKPYYLSLIDKYFPEKLRW
- the LOC117628889 gene encoding S-protein homolog 5-like encodes the protein MAGGRRSTLVLVAMVVLTLDQTSLQVSAWLGGTVYVRLTNRLEPSNATVTIHCKSGDDDLGDHLVALGETYEFSFKNNIWDSTLFFCNFDWVSGSLGKSVSGTFDIYKARRDQERCLHDCNWLILETGLYSYTLRTKIWENLYSWPQ